Proteins from a genomic interval of Lemur catta isolate mLemCat1 chromosome 17, mLemCat1.pri, whole genome shotgun sequence:
- the KIAA1755 gene encoding uncharacterized protein KIAA1755 homolog isoform X1, whose translation MDPPSLDTAIQHALAGLYPPFEATAPTVLGQVFRLLDSDFQGDGLSFLLDFLIPAKRLCEQVREAACAPYTHCLFLHEGWPLCLRDEVVVHLAPLNPLLLRQGDFYLQVEPQEEQSVCIMIKCLSLDLRTVDKKPVPESSYSILFTQEWLEAINNDFEGSPLRNCLVASENGIARLPWTKITSPEFVEDRPRAVNVPSPAWGSLQFEALDLSSPQELHQAGCPDSQAFVAQSLAEGRSRTYGNKYPGLIKVEQARPGEVAFRMDNVISPDLEGDYVALLDSSQERRGESSRREVETSTGYTSGALEEITGSREIPFSQKMLPLSEASEGLSLEKWACVKPASSEEETCTWGLRRNISHKAAPQGPYVNVLEEPLDCTSGLGADVSEGPAATKTQGPLGKSEDVGQLRPAPRQASSPVLSPASPAAPVSETKTEEKTKQGNGRLPKPTTCPSRNTSSSGSPTPGLKFSFLKGQRQSPVSPEKASLQHDGPWKVLCSLYSPKPNRAKSLGKAGTTQTKTSSGPAADSAPLTGEKTGFPEASAGPPESGPTPDEEPPRPEPRLGAPSVKVFHSRIACLPGGRDRAGRPLLLLLTAEEAWQAPWCTASEVTELLSYLCTIPRPEGNAKGLAVVIDARKQPPPPGLVSALQATQARVPASMGAVLFLGEKEAALHLQALPDIQVEVLTSLRALSHYVDPDQLPAALEGPFPYCHSEWVQFFQKLDPFLTDLRQASSLLQDSIEEFEKADPPGGMQEATRCLSKSKELMEAVLRDPGLLSLQREGGATLARLRREAGRMDFNPDVRSHLAEATALYSLVDEQLHVLVTASNNLLGRLELRVRLGHLEAAIHQVSDWMEQEGSRCLQALTPKDGSLDAVEKAHAEFEDFFLRAAAQYRRGLELSKQAAQLGAAARGAGEVGGAALPELAAFASTQRAFQAKLTHFYMAAERQRTDLETLLHLHRFCKKMTWFHMDCQDLMTQLRLGKGRRASPGDQRHLCRYLQRLASEFPAEKLAAMGLQVASLSRPGLGQDLWEEARVRHEEIQTLLQRALSRCPCPAAPAAHSAHPEPRGAAAKDQGLDGEVPSKGRWDLPLQDSPGANRLPKSCWPPQASRAGQNGHFREAGQAIEAAEGPGHHALPDPGPERSLVTLFSWPRPPRQSLAPHPTGGSFSSEGTDSQTSLEDSP comes from the exons ATG GACCCCCCATCCCTGGACACGGCCATCCAGCACGCCCTGGCGGGCCTCTATCCTCCTTTTGAGGCCACAGCGCCCACTGTCCTGGGTCAGGTGTTCCGTCTCCTGGACTCTGACTTCCAGGGGGATGGGCTGAGCTTCCTCCTGGATTTCCTGATCCCTGCCAAGCGCCTGTGTGAGCAAGTGCGTGAAGCAGCCTGT GCCCCCTACACACACTGCCTCTTCCTGCATGAGGGCTGGCCGCTCTGTCTGCGGGATGAGGTCGTGGTCCACCTGGCACCCCTCAATCCCCTGCTACTGCGCCAGGGTGACTTCTACCTCCAAGTCGAGCCCCAGGAGGAGCAGTCTGTCTGCATCATGATCAAATGCCTTTCCCTGGACCTCCGCACAGTGGACAAGAAGCCTGTTCCCGAATCATCCTACTCTATACTTTTCACCCAAGAATGGCTGGAGGCCATCAACAACGACTTTGAAGGAAGTCCCCTACGCAACTGCCTGGTAGCTTCGGAAAATGGGATTGCCCGTCTCCCTTGGACCAAGATAACCAGCCCAGAGTTTGTGGAAGACAGGCCCCGAGCAGTGAATGTCCCTTCCCCAGCCTGGGGGTCCCTTCAATTTGAGGCACTGGATTTGAGCAGCCCTCAAGAGCTGCACCAGGCTGGGTGCCCAGACAGCCAGGCGTTTGTTGCCCAGAGCTTGGCCGAGGGTAGGAGCAGGACCTATGGGAACAAGTACCCGGGCCTCATCAAAGTGGAGCAAGCCAGGCCTGGGGAGGTGGCCTTCAGGATGGACAATGTGATCAGCCCGGACTTGGAGGGTGACTACGTGGCTCTCCTGGACTCTTCccaagagagaagaggggagagttCCAGGAGGGAGGTGGAGACTTCCACTGGGTATACCTCTGGGGCACTAGAGGAGATAACTGGAAGTAGGGAAATTCCTTTCTCTCAAAAGATGCTACCTCTGTCAGAGGCCAGTGAAGGACTGTCCTTGGAAAAATGGGCTTGTGTGAAGCCAGCAAGCTCAGAGGAGGAGACCTGCACTTGGGGCTTGAGGAGAAACATCAGCCATAAGGCAGCACCCCAAGGGCCCTATGTCAATGTCCTTGAGGAGCCACTGGACTGTACCTCTGGCCTTGGAGCAGATGTCTCAGAAGGGCCAGCTGCCACCAAGACACAGGGACCTCTGGGAAAGTCAGAGGATGTGGGCCAGCTCAGGCCTGCTCCAAGACAGGCTTCCTCTCCTGTCCTGTCCCCAGCTTCGCCTGCAGCTCCTGTCTCCGAAACAAAGACGGAGGAGAAGACCAAGCAGGGAAACGGGAGACTTCCCAAGCCCACGACCTGCCCTAGTCGAAACACCTCCTCCTCCGGGTCCcccactcctggactcaaattCTCATTCTTAAAAGGCCAGAGGCAATCCCCTGTGTCCCCAGAGAAAGCCTCACTCCAGCATGATGGGCCTTGGAAAGTCCTGTGTTCGCTCTACTCTCCTAAACCCAACCGCGCCAAGTCCTTGGGGAAAG CTGGAACAACTCAGACCAAAACATCCTCTGGCCCAGCCGCTGACTCAGCCCCACTGACTGGGGAAAAGACTGGCTTTCCAGAAGCTTCTGCAGGCCCCCCAGAAAGCGGCCCCACCCCGGATGAGGAGCCTCCAAGGCCCGAGCCCAGGCTCGGGGCTCCGAGTGTCAAGGTTTTCCACTCCAGGATAGCATGCCTGCCAG GCGGTCGGGACAGGGCCGGGCGGCCCCTGCTTCTGTTGTTGACTGCAGAAGAAGCCTGGCAGGCGCCGTGGTGCACGGCCTCAGAGGTCACCGAGCTACTCTCCTACCTGTGCACCATTCCCAG GCCTGAAGGTAATGCCAAGGGGCTGGCGGTTGTGATTGATGCCAGGAAACAGCCCCCACCGCCCGGTCTGGTCAGTGCCCTGCAGGCCACCCAG GCCCGGGTCCCAGCCTCCATGGGAGCTGTACTCTTCCTGGGGGAGAAGGAGGCTGCTCTGCACCTGCAGGCTCTACCCGACATCCAG GTGGAGGTGTTGACCTCACTGAGGGCCCTCAGCCACTACGTGGACCCCGACCAGCTGCCCGCAGCCCTGGAAGGCCCCTTCCCCTACTGCCACAGCGAGTGGGTGCAATTCTTCCAG AAGTTGGACCCTTTCCTCACTGACCTCCGCCAAGCCTCCTCCCTGCTACAGGATTCCATCGAGGAGTTCGAGAAGGCTGACCCACCTGGGGGGATGCAG GAGGCCACCAGGTGCCTAAGCAAGTCCAAGGAGCTGATGGAGGCTGTGCTGAGGGACCCCGGCCTGCTAAGCCTCCAGCGGGAAGGCGGAGCCACCCTGGCCAGGCTGCGGCGCGAGGCCGGCAGGATGGACTTCAACCCTGATGTCAG GAGCCATCTGGCTGAAGCCACCGCCCTCTACAGCCTCGTGGATGAGCAGCTTCATGTCCTGGTCACTGCATCCAACAACCTCCTGGGGAGGCTGGAGCTCCGCGTCCGTCTGGGCCACCTGGAAGCCGCCATCCACCAG GTCAGCGACTGGATGGAGCAGGAAGGCAGCCGGTGCCTGCAGGCGCTGACCCCCAAGGACGGGAGTCTGGACGCGGTGGAGAAAGCCCACGCGGAGTTCGAGGACTTCTTCCTTCGGGCTGCG gcccaGTACCGCCGAGGCCTGGAGCTGTCCAAGCAGGCGGCCCAGCTGGGAGCTGCCGCCCGAGGGGCCGGGGAGGTAGGAGGGGCGGCGCTCCCGGAGCTGGCAGCCTTCGCCTCCACCCAGCGGGCCTTCCAGGCCAAGCTGACCCACTTCTACATGGCGGCCGAGCGGCAGCGCACGGACCTCGAGACGCTGCTGCACCTGCACCGCTTCTGCAAGAAG ATGACCTGGTTCCACATGGACTGCCAGGACCTGATGACCCAGCTCAGGCTGGGCAAGGGCCGAAGAGCCAGCCCCGGGGACCAGCGTCACCTCTGCCGCTACCTGCAGCGACTGGCGTCTGAGTTCCCTGCTGAGAAGCTCGCGGCCATGGGGCTGCAGGTGGCCTCCCTGAGCCGGCCGGGCCTGGGCCAGGACCTGTGGGAGGAGGCCCGGGTCAGACACGAGGAGATCCAGACCCTCCTGCAGAGAGCACTGAGCCGCTGCCCGTGCCCGGCGGCTCCTGCTGCCCACTCGGCACACCCGGAGCCAAGGGGGGCGGCTGCCAAGGACCAGGGTCTGGATGGAGAAGTCCCTTCCAAGGGGAGGTGGGACCTGCCCCTGCAGGACTCTCCGGGTGCAAACCGTTTGCCAAAGTCCTGTTGGCCTCCTCAGGCCTCCAGAGCAGGGCAGAACGGACATTTCCGGGAAGCTGGCCAGGCTATAGAGGCCGCTGAAGGCCCAGGCCACCACGCGCTCCCTGATCCTGGCCCTGAGCGTTCTCTTGTCACCCTCTTCTCCTGGCCGCGGCCTCCCAGACAGAGCCTGGCCCCTCACCCCACGGGAGGCAGCTTCTCCTCAGAGGGGACAGACTCACAGACATCTCTGGAGGACTCACCTTAG
- the KIAA1755 gene encoding uncharacterized protein KIAA1755 homolog isoform X2: MDPPSLDTAIQHALAGLYPPFEATAPTVLGQVFRLLDSDFQGDGLSFLLDFLIPAKRLCEQVREAACAPYTHCLFLHEGWPLCLRDEVVVHLAPLNPLLLRQGDFYLQVEPQEEQSVCIMIKCLSLDLRTVDKKPVPESSYSILFTQEWLEAINNDFEGSPLRNCLVASENGIARLPWTKITSPEFVEDRPRAVNVPSPAWGSLQFEALDLSSPQELHQAGCPDSQAFVAQSLAEGRSRTYGNKYPGLIKVEQARPGEVAFRMDNVISPDLEGDYVALLDSSQERRGESSRREVETSTGYTSGALEEITGSREIPFSQKMLPLSEASEGLSLEKWACVKPASSEEETCTWGLRRNISHKAAPQGPYVNVLEEPLDCTSGLGADVSEGPAATKTQGPLGKSEDVGQLRPAPRQASSPVLSPASPAAPVSETKTEEKTKQGNGRLPKPTTCPSRNTSSSGSPTPGLKFSFLKGQRQSPVSPEKASLQHDGPWKVLCSLYSPKPNRAKSLGKAGTTQTKTSSGPAADSAPLTGEKTGFPEASAGPPESGPTPDEEPPRPEPRLGAPSVKVFHSRIACLPGGRDRAGRPLLLLLTAEEAWQAPWCTASEVTELLSYLCTIPRPEGNAKGLAVVIDARKQPPPPGLVSALQATQARVPASMGAVLFLGEKEAALHLQALPDIQVEVLTSLRALSHYVDPDQLPAALEGPFPYCHSEWVQFFQKLDPFLTDLRQASSLLQDSIEEFEKADPPGGMQEATRCLSKSKELMEAVLRDPGLLSLQREGGATLARLRREAGRMDFNPDVSLVDEQLHVLVTASNNLLGRLELRVRLGHLEAAIHQVSDWMEQEGSRCLQALTPKDGSLDAVEKAHAEFEDFFLRAAAQYRRGLELSKQAAQLGAAARGAGEVGGAALPELAAFASTQRAFQAKLTHFYMAAERQRTDLETLLHLHRFCKKMTWFHMDCQDLMTQLRLGKGRRASPGDQRHLCRYLQRLASEFPAEKLAAMGLQVASLSRPGLGQDLWEEARVRHEEIQTLLQRALSRCPCPAAPAAHSAHPEPRGAAAKDQGLDGEVPSKGRWDLPLQDSPGANRLPKSCWPPQASRAGQNGHFREAGQAIEAAEGPGHHALPDPGPERSLVTLFSWPRPPRQSLAPHPTGGSFSSEGTDSQTSLEDSP, encoded by the exons ATG GACCCCCCATCCCTGGACACGGCCATCCAGCACGCCCTGGCGGGCCTCTATCCTCCTTTTGAGGCCACAGCGCCCACTGTCCTGGGTCAGGTGTTCCGTCTCCTGGACTCTGACTTCCAGGGGGATGGGCTGAGCTTCCTCCTGGATTTCCTGATCCCTGCCAAGCGCCTGTGTGAGCAAGTGCGTGAAGCAGCCTGT GCCCCCTACACACACTGCCTCTTCCTGCATGAGGGCTGGCCGCTCTGTCTGCGGGATGAGGTCGTGGTCCACCTGGCACCCCTCAATCCCCTGCTACTGCGCCAGGGTGACTTCTACCTCCAAGTCGAGCCCCAGGAGGAGCAGTCTGTCTGCATCATGATCAAATGCCTTTCCCTGGACCTCCGCACAGTGGACAAGAAGCCTGTTCCCGAATCATCCTACTCTATACTTTTCACCCAAGAATGGCTGGAGGCCATCAACAACGACTTTGAAGGAAGTCCCCTACGCAACTGCCTGGTAGCTTCGGAAAATGGGATTGCCCGTCTCCCTTGGACCAAGATAACCAGCCCAGAGTTTGTGGAAGACAGGCCCCGAGCAGTGAATGTCCCTTCCCCAGCCTGGGGGTCCCTTCAATTTGAGGCACTGGATTTGAGCAGCCCTCAAGAGCTGCACCAGGCTGGGTGCCCAGACAGCCAGGCGTTTGTTGCCCAGAGCTTGGCCGAGGGTAGGAGCAGGACCTATGGGAACAAGTACCCGGGCCTCATCAAAGTGGAGCAAGCCAGGCCTGGGGAGGTGGCCTTCAGGATGGACAATGTGATCAGCCCGGACTTGGAGGGTGACTACGTGGCTCTCCTGGACTCTTCccaagagagaagaggggagagttCCAGGAGGGAGGTGGAGACTTCCACTGGGTATACCTCTGGGGCACTAGAGGAGATAACTGGAAGTAGGGAAATTCCTTTCTCTCAAAAGATGCTACCTCTGTCAGAGGCCAGTGAAGGACTGTCCTTGGAAAAATGGGCTTGTGTGAAGCCAGCAAGCTCAGAGGAGGAGACCTGCACTTGGGGCTTGAGGAGAAACATCAGCCATAAGGCAGCACCCCAAGGGCCCTATGTCAATGTCCTTGAGGAGCCACTGGACTGTACCTCTGGCCTTGGAGCAGATGTCTCAGAAGGGCCAGCTGCCACCAAGACACAGGGACCTCTGGGAAAGTCAGAGGATGTGGGCCAGCTCAGGCCTGCTCCAAGACAGGCTTCCTCTCCTGTCCTGTCCCCAGCTTCGCCTGCAGCTCCTGTCTCCGAAACAAAGACGGAGGAGAAGACCAAGCAGGGAAACGGGAGACTTCCCAAGCCCACGACCTGCCCTAGTCGAAACACCTCCTCCTCCGGGTCCcccactcctggactcaaattCTCATTCTTAAAAGGCCAGAGGCAATCCCCTGTGTCCCCAGAGAAAGCCTCACTCCAGCATGATGGGCCTTGGAAAGTCCTGTGTTCGCTCTACTCTCCTAAACCCAACCGCGCCAAGTCCTTGGGGAAAG CTGGAACAACTCAGACCAAAACATCCTCTGGCCCAGCCGCTGACTCAGCCCCACTGACTGGGGAAAAGACTGGCTTTCCAGAAGCTTCTGCAGGCCCCCCAGAAAGCGGCCCCACCCCGGATGAGGAGCCTCCAAGGCCCGAGCCCAGGCTCGGGGCTCCGAGTGTCAAGGTTTTCCACTCCAGGATAGCATGCCTGCCAG GCGGTCGGGACAGGGCCGGGCGGCCCCTGCTTCTGTTGTTGACTGCAGAAGAAGCCTGGCAGGCGCCGTGGTGCACGGCCTCAGAGGTCACCGAGCTACTCTCCTACCTGTGCACCATTCCCAG GCCTGAAGGTAATGCCAAGGGGCTGGCGGTTGTGATTGATGCCAGGAAACAGCCCCCACCGCCCGGTCTGGTCAGTGCCCTGCAGGCCACCCAG GCCCGGGTCCCAGCCTCCATGGGAGCTGTACTCTTCCTGGGGGAGAAGGAGGCTGCTCTGCACCTGCAGGCTCTACCCGACATCCAG GTGGAGGTGTTGACCTCACTGAGGGCCCTCAGCCACTACGTGGACCCCGACCAGCTGCCCGCAGCCCTGGAAGGCCCCTTCCCCTACTGCCACAGCGAGTGGGTGCAATTCTTCCAG AAGTTGGACCCTTTCCTCACTGACCTCCGCCAAGCCTCCTCCCTGCTACAGGATTCCATCGAGGAGTTCGAGAAGGCTGACCCACCTGGGGGGATGCAG GAGGCCACCAGGTGCCTAAGCAAGTCCAAGGAGCTGATGGAGGCTGTGCTGAGGGACCCCGGCCTGCTAAGCCTCCAGCGGGAAGGCGGAGCCACCCTGGCCAGGCTGCGGCGCGAGGCCGGCAGGATGGACTTCAACCCTGATGTCAG CCTCGTGGATGAGCAGCTTCATGTCCTGGTCACTGCATCCAACAACCTCCTGGGGAGGCTGGAGCTCCGCGTCCGTCTGGGCCACCTGGAAGCCGCCATCCACCAG GTCAGCGACTGGATGGAGCAGGAAGGCAGCCGGTGCCTGCAGGCGCTGACCCCCAAGGACGGGAGTCTGGACGCGGTGGAGAAAGCCCACGCGGAGTTCGAGGACTTCTTCCTTCGGGCTGCG gcccaGTACCGCCGAGGCCTGGAGCTGTCCAAGCAGGCGGCCCAGCTGGGAGCTGCCGCCCGAGGGGCCGGGGAGGTAGGAGGGGCGGCGCTCCCGGAGCTGGCAGCCTTCGCCTCCACCCAGCGGGCCTTCCAGGCCAAGCTGACCCACTTCTACATGGCGGCCGAGCGGCAGCGCACGGACCTCGAGACGCTGCTGCACCTGCACCGCTTCTGCAAGAAG ATGACCTGGTTCCACATGGACTGCCAGGACCTGATGACCCAGCTCAGGCTGGGCAAGGGCCGAAGAGCCAGCCCCGGGGACCAGCGTCACCTCTGCCGCTACCTGCAGCGACTGGCGTCTGAGTTCCCTGCTGAGAAGCTCGCGGCCATGGGGCTGCAGGTGGCCTCCCTGAGCCGGCCGGGCCTGGGCCAGGACCTGTGGGAGGAGGCCCGGGTCAGACACGAGGAGATCCAGACCCTCCTGCAGAGAGCACTGAGCCGCTGCCCGTGCCCGGCGGCTCCTGCTGCCCACTCGGCACACCCGGAGCCAAGGGGGGCGGCTGCCAAGGACCAGGGTCTGGATGGAGAAGTCCCTTCCAAGGGGAGGTGGGACCTGCCCCTGCAGGACTCTCCGGGTGCAAACCGTTTGCCAAAGTCCTGTTGGCCTCCTCAGGCCTCCAGAGCAGGGCAGAACGGACATTTCCGGGAAGCTGGCCAGGCTATAGAGGCCGCTGAAGGCCCAGGCCACCACGCGCTCCCTGATCCTGGCCCTGAGCGTTCTCTTGTCACCCTCTTCTCCTGGCCGCGGCCTCCCAGACAGAGCCTGGCCCCTCACCCCACGGGAGGCAGCTTCTCCTCAGAGGGGACAGACTCACAGACATCTCTGGAGGACTCACCTTAG